The genomic window CCAGGCCTGGGCTGCCGCCGATTGGCGCTGCTCCGTGAACGCCGCCGAACTGCCCAGCGCGTCCACTCCCGGGACGGGATCCAGCCCCACCCGTAGGGGCGGTCCCCGCGCCGCCGCCGCCAATTACGCCTCCGACCGGGTTTACGCGACGCGGCGAGGTGTTACCGCTCGGCTGGCTGAGGCCCATCGCAGGTGTTCCGCCGATCAAACCGCCCGGGGGTAGCGGCGGAGATGGCGCGGCATGTGGAAGACCATTCGTGCCGCCACTCAATGGCCGTCTGACTGGCCTAGATGGCTCGCCTAGCGGGACACCGGGGCGCCTGAGAGCGCCGGAGTCTGTAGGAAACGTGGGCGATAGCGCAGTGCCGGGTGAAGGAGTCGCAGGATTGGCTGGAGTCAAGCCATTCGGCCCTGGATTGGTGGGTGCCGGCGCCAACCTGCTGCCAGCGGCACCTAGCACCGGTCCAACGTTAGATGCAGCCGGGGTGTGCACAGGCCTTGCTGCCGTCGAAGGTCGACTGACGGCGGCTACGGAACCCGACGTAGAAATCGGAACAGGCACGATTGGCGGGATAATCGGACCGGAGTTGCCGTAGACATCTGGGTCTTCTGTCTGCCTTGGCAGCTTCGGCGCTGGCGGCGGCGTACGGAGCATTACCTGGGCTTGTTGGAGTTCGCCGCTGAGCCCCGTCATCAGACCCCGCCCCTTGACGTTCAGCCGTTCCAGGTCCGCGTCCGTCACCGGCGGCTGCTCCGGTAGCCGGCTCCCGGCCACCGCCTTCGGATCGGCGACCGTCGCCTCGTACGCCTGCTTCTGCTGAAGCTTGGTCGCGTACTCCTGGTAGAGCGGCTCGAGCTCGGCGCGGGTGCTGCCGATGGCGCGGGTGGCTGCGGCCAGTGCGTCGTAGTTCGCGGCGGCCGCGTCGTGGGTGTGTTGGACCTTGTCGATGAGCTGATCCAGCTCGCCGATGTACGCGCGGGCGGCGGCGTTGGTCTCCGGCGGCCACGCCGCGGCGAGCCCGCGCCGGTACTCCCGCAGGCGGCTCAGGTGGGCGAGGGCGAGGTCGCAGACCTTGCGCCAGCCGGCGACCTGCTTCCAGTGGCCGGCGGTGTCGTGGTCCTGGAGACAGGCCCACATGCTGAGCAGGTCCATCAGTCGCCAGTCGGTGAGGCCGGACGTCCGGCCGCTGCCTCGTTCGATCACGGCAGCACCACCCGCCCGCTCTCCGGCCCGGTCGGATCGGGGAGCGCGGGCAGGGGGCGTGCCGCGGTCGCGGAGGGGCCGGCCAGGGCGCGCTCGACGTCGGCCACCCGGGCGGACGAGAACGCGTCCGAGCCGGCGTAGTCGTCGGCGATGGTGCCGGCCGCCTGGGCCAGCCGGCCGGTGGCGGGGGCCATGCCCCAGACCACCTCGGCGGTGGCCTGCTGCGTTTCGTGGTGCGCCTGGAGGAACTGGACCAGCTCGACGAACGCGTCGGCGGGGTTGGGGATCGGGGCCTTCATGTCGTCCGCGATATACGACAGATGGGGGGCGTAGTTCCGTTCGACCTCGGCCTGGAGCCGGTCGGCGAACTCGCGCATCTGTCGGATGTCGGCCTCGATGCCGGCGTAGTCACGCAGCCAGCCCGCCGGCCGGTCCTCCTCGGGGATCATCGGCCCTCCTGCCAGTTACCGCACCGTTTCCCTGAGTGAGGCTAATGGCTGCGACGCGATCTCGGCAGTCCCGACAAATTTCTCCCAGCTCAGGACCGCCGTACCCGGGAAAGGTCAGCGGGGGAGGCCGGAGGCGCGCCACGCGCCGGGGCCGGCGGCGGGTGTCGCGCCGGCCGGCCGGCCGCTGCGCGCCCAGGCCGACACGGCGACCGGCGCGGGGGCGGCGGCCGGGCGGGTCCGGACGGCGATGGCGCCGACGAGGGCGGCCAGTTCCTCGGCGGTCGGCACGCCGCGGACGATCCGGAACAGCGGCTCTTCGGCAGACATGACCTCAGGGTACGCGTCGAGAACTTGACCTTCGCCGCACAGTGGCGTGCCGGCGGTGTGAGGGTCGCGCGTGCCGGGTACCGTCTCACCGATGTCGAACGCTCTTCCCCAACTCGTTGCCGACCGGTACCGGCTCATATCGCCGCTCGGCCAGGGCGGCATGGGTCGGGTGTGGAAGGCGCGCGACGAGGTGCTGCACCGGGACGTTGCCATCAAGGAACTCGTCCCACCGCCCAGCCTCACCCCGGACGAGCGCCGCGAGATGCGGGAACGCTCGCTGCGGGAGGCGCGGGCCATCGCCCGCCTCAACAACGTCAACGTGGTCCGCATCTTCGACGTGCTGCGCACCGACGGCGACCCGTGGATCGTCATGGAGTACGTGCCGTCCAAGTCGTTGCAGGACACCCTCGCCGAGGACGGTCCGGTGTCGCCGGCCAAAGCGATCGAGATCGGCCTCG from Micromonospora kangleipakensis includes these protein-coding regions:
- a CDS encoding acyl-CoA carboxylase subunit epsilon — protein: MSAEEPLFRIVRGVPTAEELAALVGAIAVRTRPAAAPAPVAVSAWARSGRPAGATPAAGPGAWRASGLPR